From the genome of Halorhodospira halophila:
AGACGACGACGACCACGTCCTCTCCGGCCTCGCGGCTGGCCTTGACCTTCTCGGCCACTGCCTGGATGCGCTCGGTCGTCCCGACCGAAGTTCCACCGAATTTTTTGACTACCAGCCCCATGGGCATTCCTCAGCTAGCAGGGGCGCCTCACCCTCCTATTGAAAGCATTATAGGATGGTTATAAGACGCCATTAAGTCAAGTTATCCTTAATCCAGGCTTCTACAGAAGCCAACGCATCATTGACGCGGCTTGGGTCTTTCCCGCCCGCTTGGGCGAAGTCCGCCCGTCCTCCGCCACGCCCCCCGACCTGGGCGGCGACATGATTAACCAGATCACCGGCGGAGAGGCGATCGGTCAGATCCTTGGTCACGCCCGCGACCAACTGAACCTTCTCGCCCTGGACCGCCGCCAGCACGATCACCCCGCTACCGAGCTGGTTCTTGAGCTGATCCAGTGTATCCCTCAACCCCTTGCCACCCCCCTCAACGCAGGTGGCCAGGAAGCGGACACCGGCAACCTCGCCAGCATCGTCCAGCAGTGACCGACCGGCCTGGGTCGCGAGCTTCTGCTTGAGGCGCTCAATCTCTTTCTCCTGCTCGCGGGCGCGCTCGCTGAGCTGCTCGACTTTCATCACCAGGTTGTCGGGACCCACCCGCAACAGATCCGAGAGGCGATTGAGTCGCTCCTCGGCCTCTTGGACCCAGCCAAGGGCACGCTCACCGGTCAACGCTTCGATACGGCGCACCCCGCCGGCAACGCCGGTCTCGTCAACAATCTTGAACAGACCGATGTCACCGGTCCGCGCGGCGTGGGTGCCGCCACAGAGCTCCCGGGAATAATCACCCACCGAGATCACCCGCACCGTATCCCCGTACTTCTCACCGAACAGGGCCATGGCCCCAGCCTGCACCGCGTCCTCGTAGGCCATGTTCGCGGCCTCGACGGGGTGGTTGGTGAGGATCTCCTCGTTGACGCGCGCCTCGATTCCCGCCAGCTCTTCGCGCGACGGCGCCTCGTAGTGGGAGAAATCGAAACGCAGCCGGTCCGGTGCCACGAGAGACCCCTTCTGCTGGACATGGTCGCCGAGGACTTCGCGCAGGGCTGCGTGCAGCAGATGGGTGGCAGAGTGGTTGCGCACGGTCGCTTCGCGAGTCCCGCGATCCACCCGAGCGGTCACTTGGTCCCCCACGCCCAGCTGGCCCGCCTCAAGCCGCCCCAGGTGGCCGTGGGCGTCTCCCTGCTTGACGGTGTCCTCTACCCGGAAGCGTAGCCCGTTGGCCAGGATCTCGCCGCGATCGCCCACCTGGCCACCCGATTCGGCGTAGAACGGGGTCCGGTCAAGAACCACCATGCCCTGCTCACCAGCCTGCAGCTGCTGCACCGAGCGGCCATCCTGATACAGGCCGGTCACCGAGCCGACATCCTCCAGCGTCTCGTAGCCAGTAAAGCGACTCTCCCCGGCATCGACCACTTCTTCGCGGGCACCGCCGAACCGGCTCGCCGCCCGCGCGCGCTCGCGCTGCTCGGCCATGCGCGCCTCGAAGCCTTGATCATCCACCTCCAGGCCGCGCTCGCGGGCGATATCGGCGGTCAGGTCCACCGGGAACCCGTGGGTGTCGTAGAGCTTGAACACGACCTCACCGTCGATCACCCCGCTGTCGCTGCCCGAAAGGTAGTCGTCGAGCAGCGCGAGACCGTCCTCGAGGGTCTCGCGAAAGCGCTTCTCCTCCTGGAAAAGGATCTTCTCGACAAACTCCCGGCGCTCGCGAAGCTCAGGGAACGCCTCCCCCATGACCGTGTCGAGCGACTCGACCAGGCGATAGAAGAACGGCTCATCGATGCCCAGCTGGTAGCCGTGACGCACGGCCCGGCGAATAATGCGTCGCAGCACATAGCCGCGCCCCTCCGTGGAGGGCAGCACCCCGTCGACGATCAGGAAGGAGCAGGCCCGGATGTGGTCGGCGACCACCTTGAGCGACGGCTTGCGCCGGTCGGCCACCCCGGCGATCTCGCCGGCAGCATCCAGCAACGGCGTGAACAGGTCCGTCTCGTAATTATCGTGAACGCCCTGCATGACCGCAGCCAGACGCTCCAGCCCCATGCCGGTGTCGATGGATGGGCTCGGTAGCGGGTGCAGATTGCCCTCGGCGTCGCGGTCATACTGCATGAAGACGAGGTTCCAGACCTCGATATAGCGGTCGCCGTCTTCGTCCTCGGACCCCGGCGGACCGCCCGCAACCTCGGGGCCGTGGTCGTAGAAGACCTCGGAGCACGGACCACAGGGGCCGGTATCGCCCATGGACCAGAAGTTATCGTGGGCACCGATGCGCCGGAAGCGCGCCGGATCCACGCCGATCTCTTCCAGCCAGATCCGCGCCGCCTCGTCGTCGTCCTCGTAAACCGTAACCCAGAGCCGTTCGGCCGGAAGGCCGACCACCTCGGTGAGGAATGTCCAGGCGTAGCGGATGGCATCCCGCTTGAAGTAATCGCCGAACGAGAAGTTGCCAAGCATCTCGAAGAAGGTGTGGTGCCGGGCGGTGTAGCCGACGTTCTCAAGATCGTTGTGCTTACCGCCGGCGCGCACGCAGCGCTGGCTGCTCGCGGCCCGCTGGTAGCCGCGCTGCTCCCGCCCGAGAAACACCTCCTTGAAGGGGACCATCCCGGCGTTGGTAAAGAGCAGCGTCGGGTCGTTGGCCGGCACCAACGGCGAACTCGGCACGACCTCGTGCCCCCGCTCCCTGAAGAACTCCAGGAAGGCGGCGCGCAACTGCGCCGATGTCATGTTCTCACCCATACGGGCCCCTTTCGTCGTCTTCGTCCGCGGCGGCCACAGCCGCACGCACCTGTTCTGCCGTAAACCCGCGCCTTTGCAGGAATTGCGCCTGCCGCAGCGCCTCTCGACGATCCGCAGGAACGACCGCGCCGAAGCGACGCTGACGGACCGCGCGGGCCTGCTCCCACCAATCGACACCGGCGTCCGCCAGCGCCTCGTCGATCACACCGCCGATCACTCCGCGCTGGCGAAGCTCCTGCGCGATACGCACCGGACCCTGGCCCCGCTCGACGCGGCTGCGCACAAAGACTTCCGCAAAGCGCGTCTCGTCCAGCAACCCCTCATCGACCAGGGCCTCGAGCACCGGCTCCACCTCGCCCGGATCGAAACCGCGGCGGGCCAGCTTCTGCGCCAGCTCACGCCGCGTGTGCTCGCGCCGGCCCAGCAGGCGCAGGGCTACATCCCGCACAGCCCCGGGCTCCACCCCGGCTTCGCTCATGCCCCCTTGCCGGAGTCCGAATCCGAGCCGGAACCGTCGCCCTCGGTCGCTTCGGCCTCGGGAATAGCCGTACCGAGGACCTTCTCGCGGATGCGGGCCTCGATGTCGGCGGCGATCTGCGGATTGTTGCGCAGGAATTGCCGGGCGTTGTCCTTGCCCTGCCCGATGCGATCCCCGTTGTAGCTGTACCAGGCACCGGACTTGTCCACGAACCCTTGGGCGACGCCCATGTCGATGATCTCACCCTCGCGGGAGATCCCCTCGCCGTAGAGGATCTCGAACTCCGCCTGCTTGAACGGCGGTGCCATCTTGTTCTTGACCACCTTGACCCGGGTCTCGTTACCAAGGACCTCGTCACCTTTCTTGATGGCCCCGAGGCGGCGGATGTCCATGCGCACCGACGAGTAGAACTTGAGCGCGTTGCCACCGGTAGTGGTCTCGGGGCTGCCGAACATCACACCGATCTTCATGCGGATCTGGTTGATGAAAACCACCAAAGTGTTGGAGCGCTGGATACTGCCGGTGAGCTTGCGCAGCGCCTGGGACATCAGCCGCGCCTGCAGACCCACGTGGGAATCGCCCATCTCGCCTTCGATCTCGGCCTTCGGCGTAAGGGCGGCCACCGAGTCGACCACCACCACGTCGAGCCCTCCCGAGCGGACCAGCATATCGGCGATCTCCAGCGCTTGCTCGCCAGTATCCGGCTGCGAGACCAACAGGTCGTTGATATCCACCCCGACCGCCTCCGCGTAGTCCGGGTCTAGGGCGTGCTCAGCATCAACGAATGCCGCCGCGCCACCGGCCTTCTGCGCCTCGGCGATGATGTGCAGGGTCAGTGTCGTCTTCCCGGACGACTCCGGCCCGTAGATCTCGACCACCCGCCCGCGCGGCAGGCCACCAATACCCAGCGCCACATCCAGGGCCAGTGACCCGGTGGAGATGCTCTTGACATCCCCGCGCACGGCGCGGGCGTCACCCATGCGCATGACGGCGCCCTTGCCGAACTGCTTCTCGATCTGCCCCAATGCGGCGCCGAGCGCCTTCTTGCGATCGTCATCCATTTCCGAATCCACCTCGTCGCGTGATTGCCCCATGATGACGGGCTCCGGCGCCCCCTCGACCCGGTCTGCGTCCCTGCCACCGGCCCGCCGCCAGGGTCGCGGATTATTCCACAACCCGGCCGAGTCTTTCACCCGGCACCATCGAACGATTCTAACAGCCCCGCCGGCATCCTTGGCGCCGTCACGCCCCCTGACTCGAGGTATCGGCCGCTAGCGCCCAGCGCTGGAGTATCTGATATAGACGCGGCCTGTCCGCACCACCGCTCAAGCCGCCCCCCGGCAACGCTCCAGCAGCCCTTCAAGGGCCATAGCCACGCTGGCCCGGCGCACGGCGTCCCGATCCCCTGGGAACCGGTACATCCGGGCCTGGACCCCGGCCGGCGACCCCCAGGCGATCCACACCGTGCCCACGGGCTTGGCCGCCGTCCCGCCCTCGGGGCCGGCGACACCAGTCACCGCCACGCTGTGGGTCACCGGCGCGCGGCCCAGCACCCCAAGGGCCAACGCCTCGGCCACTTCCTGGCTGACCGCGCCGTGCTGCTCGATCAGTCGCTGCGGGACGCCTGCCAACTCCCGCTTGGCCGTATTGCTGTAAACCAC
Proteins encoded in this window:
- the alaS gene encoding alanine--tRNA ligase — encoded protein: MTSAQLRAAFLEFFRERGHEVVPSSPLVPANDPTLLFTNAGMVPFKEVFLGREQRGYQRAASSQRCVRAGGKHNDLENVGYTARHHTFFEMLGNFSFGDYFKRDAIRYAWTFLTEVVGLPAERLWVTVYEDDDEAARIWLEEIGVDPARFRRIGAHDNFWSMGDTGPCGPCSEVFYDHGPEVAGGPPGSEDEDGDRYIEVWNLVFMQYDRDAEGNLHPLPSPSIDTGMGLERLAAVMQGVHDNYETDLFTPLLDAAGEIAGVADRRKPSLKVVADHIRACSFLIVDGVLPSTEGRGYVLRRIIRRAVRHGYQLGIDEPFFYRLVESLDTVMGEAFPELRERREFVEKILFQEEKRFRETLEDGLALLDDYLSGSDSGVIDGEVVFKLYDTHGFPVDLTADIARERGLEVDDQGFEARMAEQRERARAASRFGGAREEVVDAGESRFTGYETLEDVGSVTGLYQDGRSVQQLQAGEQGMVVLDRTPFYAESGGQVGDRGEILANGLRFRVEDTVKQGDAHGHLGRLEAGQLGVGDQVTARVDRGTREATVRNHSATHLLHAALREVLGDHVQQKGSLVAPDRLRFDFSHYEAPSREELAGIEARVNEEILTNHPVEAANMAYEDAVQAGAMALFGEKYGDTVRVISVGDYSRELCGGTHAARTGDIGLFKIVDETGVAGGVRRIEALTGERALGWVQEAEERLNRLSDLLRVGPDNLVMKVEQLSERAREQEKEIERLKQKLATQAGRSLLDDAGEVAGVRFLATCVEGGGKGLRDTLDQLKNQLGSGVIVLAAVQGEKVQLVAGVTKDLTDRLSAGDLVNHVAAQVGGRGGGRADFAQAGGKDPSRVNDALASVEAWIKDNLT
- a CDS encoding CinA family protein, giving the protein MVHDDRTLQEHARQVGEALQRYDLSLAVAESCTGGLLAKILTDGGGASSWFERGLVVYSNTAKRELAGVPQRLIEQHGAVSQEVAEALALGVLGRAPVTHSVAVTGVAGPEGGTAAKPVGTVWIAWGSPAGVQARMYRFPGDRDAVRRASVAMALEGLLERCRGAA
- the recX gene encoding recombination regulator RecX, with the protein product MSEAGVEPGAVRDVALRLLGRREHTRRELAQKLARRGFDPGEVEPVLEALVDEGLLDETRFAEVFVRSRVERGQGPVRIAQELRQRGVIGGVIDEALADAGVDWWEQARAVRQRRFGAVVPADRREALRQAQFLQRRGFTAEQVRAAVAAADEDDERGPYG
- the recA gene encoding recombinase RecA, whose protein sequence is MDDDRKKALGAALGQIEKQFGKGAVMRMGDARAVRGDVKSISTGSLALDVALGIGGLPRGRVVEIYGPESSGKTTLTLHIIAEAQKAGGAAAFVDAEHALDPDYAEAVGVDINDLLVSQPDTGEQALEIADMLVRSGGLDVVVVDSVAALTPKAEIEGEMGDSHVGLQARLMSQALRKLTGSIQRSNTLVVFINQIRMKIGVMFGSPETTTGGNALKFYSSVRMDIRRLGAIKKGDEVLGNETRVKVVKNKMAPPFKQAEFEILYGEGISREGEIIDMGVAQGFVDKSGAWYSYNGDRIGQGKDNARQFLRNNPQIAADIEARIREKVLGTAIPEAEATEGDGSGSDSDSGKGA